From Oreochromis niloticus isolate F11D_XX linkage group LG15, O_niloticus_UMD_NMBU, whole genome shotgun sequence:
CAGGAACTTTTACTCctgcaccatagagagcatcctgacaGGAAACATCTCAACCTGGTTCGGGAACAGCACCATGCAGGACAGACGAGCTCTACAGAGGGTTGTGCGATCAGCTGAGCACACCATCCGCTCCGAGCTCCCTGACCTGCACTCAATCTACAGCAGACGGTGCTGGACCAAGGCCAGGAAGATCATGAAGGACCTCAGCCATCCCAACAATGGACTGTTCTCTCTGTTGAGGTCAGGAAAGCGATTCTGCTCCCTGAAGACCAACACAGAGCGACTGAGGAGAAGCTTCTTTCCGCAGGCGATACGGTTTCTCAATCACACCACCACATAGTACTGACCCACACATgtggtttttacacacacacactggacattCTGGACATTTGTTTACACTAGTGGCCACTGCATAACTACACTGCGTGGTCATCTAATCAAATCACTCACTTAGTCACAAGTCActtaaataaatcacttttaagcatatttgcacTGCACAAGACACTTAAATATATGGATTGCACAACCCTGGACATTACATTTCTTTCATTACCATTTACTACTCGTACAGCTGCTCTTGTTGTTCTATATTTCTTCATATATTCTTATATATTTTctatattgtgtattttgttgtacagttattttatttttaactttaatttttatattttattttattctttcctagttaaatttacccttcattttaattttcatatttatttcctgtCCTATTCATAGTCTTTTATTTTAGGTCACGAGCAGTTGtctaagcatttcactgcatatcgtactgtgtatgactgtgtatgtgacaaatgttttaatccagggggtcagtgttgacattgtggaggactataaataccttggagtacacattgacaataaactggactgggctaaaaacaccacagcactttacagaaagggccagagtcgtctctattttttgaggcgactgaggtccttcaacatctgccagaaaatgctcaggattttctatgagtctgttgtggccagtgctatcctctatgctgttgcatgctgggggagcaggctgagggttgcagatgccaacagactcgataaactgattcgtaaggccagtaatgttgtggggatggagctggactccctcaaggtggtgtcggagaggcggatgttgtccaagataaagacaatgttggataacaccacccacccactccatgacatgctggtcagtcacaggagcatgttcagtgagagactgagattaccgaaaagcaccactgaacgacacaggagatcattcctgcctgtggccatctccctgtacaactcatccacttaacacactgtttactgcaacagctacacccttcttgcacatgttcttttcagctatttattaataagtgacttttatgtatatatatatgcctgtatatattgtgctattcttagttagtgtattgtctgtctttgttaatgtttgtttataatggagcactgtaacgaaaaataatttcccctagagatcaataaagtattctgatctGATTCTGATGAACCCTGGCCTACACTCTTTTTTGGAATTTTAATGTTGGTGAATAAACACCAACAGGTTTGTCTGCACCTCATCTCTGCCTCAATCCTCCTCTTTGAACCCAGCTGCTACAGGCCATCGTAACAGTCAGGTATTGGTATGGGGAATTTACTCCAAGTGAATTGGATGTCTTATTTCTAGCCTCCTGTGTGGTCTATGCTGGTGCCGTATTGTTATCTAAACCCACTGACGAATTTGGAGCATTTTCTGCTTTGTGTTACGTGATAGGAAGAGAACCTTTGGACAGTGCTCAGACTTGATTGCCTCACACGGCCTGGGGTTAATGCGTAAAGATCTGGGGACATTAACTGTCAATTAGATAAAGTGTTAAAGAAAGACATCTGTAGCAAATCTGTTTGTTCAAATTAGCATCAGCAGATGTAGGttctacatttttaatttttctgacTTCCGCGTATTAATTGCAGCGTCAGCCTCAGAGCCTCTGTGTCATTTGAACTTCACAAAACAGCTCTTGTGATTTCTCATCAGTGTATGTGTGGCCAGTTTTGACTCTTCATCATTCGGCATGGTGTTATCTTAACAATTAGTGCAACTGCACACGTTTGTGTTGAGGCAGCAGATAGAAAATTACAGTCGAAGGTGCAAATCATATGTGCACACTAAGTCATCTACACATTACACCTAGAGGAGCTGCTCTGCCATGGAAACCCACACTGTGGAGCTCCCAgtgcagtgtttgtgctgatgttgaTGGAAGAGGTTTGGAACTCTGCAGTTATTAAGTTGCAGAGCGATGGTGATTTGTAGTCCTTATTGCTTCAGGGCTTGGCATCCCCATTCTTTACTTATATGGTCTGCAACTTGAGTTGCCGTGgttccactttgcaataataccaCTTCCAGCTGGTCATGGAGTAATGACAAGAGAAGATGTTTCAAAAACTGACTTGTTGCAGTGGTGGCATTCTATTACAGTACCACACCTGACTTCAGTCTTTAGAACGATCTATTCTTTCACAGATGtggctaggtgcttgattttatgcACTTGTAAGACGAAGAACATCTGAATCAGAGATTAAGCTGTGTGGTCTGGTAGTTTTAATGTAACAAGTAGTCTTAAGTTAAATCTTGTTAATGGCTCAGAGCCTTTATTTCAGTACATACTAGAGCATTTACAAAGGCACATATCTGCTAACAACACTTTGTAGTTATCGttcctttctctttctcatCATTCAAACTCTGAGAGGGCGTGGCTTGGTGGCAAAATGTGTTCATCACTGCAGAAATCTCCTGACGCTTGCCAGGCTCCCTCCCTGGCTGCCTCTAAAGTCGTTAGCTGGCAGACTAATTAAGAACAACCAGACAGTGGCACGTGCACGCTGACTCTCGGGAGGCTCTTCATCATACGGCACCAGCAGAACGAAGTCTCTGCCATGAAACCTCCCTCAATCTCAACCTAAACTCTGAGTCTGGAGTAGATTTCATTTTACAGCCATGTTGTCTGAAAACCATTCATCATTTATCAGCCtcctgcctgctgctgctgctcattcATCATTTAAAGTGAGTTAGAGGGTGTCCACAAGGCTGTGATTCATAGTCTACTATTCTGTCTGATATGTTTGTCTCTGTCTGGCTGTCCTCTCGCACGAGTGTTTGTGTTCTTCCCTGAGCCGTGACTGGGCTCAGTCATGGTGTTCTGCAGCTTCACCTGTCAGTCCCGTGCTTTTCAACATATTGCATCAGAAGCTTTACAGAAGCTTGAACTTGTGCTGCAGAAGTCGTCCGTGCACACCTGCAGTCACAAGAGCAACAGTTTAGTATCCTGAGGGCTTTTTAGATGGTCAGACTCATGGCCAGGCTTCAGACTCTAGTCCACCATTTTCACCAGATCTGAAAGACCTCCTCTGGAGCAGTGCTTAAAAtggaatttgtttttttctttctcaaaacCATTCCTGTAAAATCTGTTCCACGTGCGAGTAGCGGCCGCCCGCCTCGTCTTCGTTTCAATATTTCAGAGTCACTAAGTGGTGAGTTGCTAGGCGATACAGCAGGGGCAGCACGATTAAGGGAGCGTGATAGGCAGCTTGTGGCTGAGGGCGATCCGGAGGGATACAAAGCCCCGTTGGCTGCCTGCCTGTTTTCCATTCATATTCCCTCTgccaacacacagacacacaccactTAGCTGTACACACCCATATACTTCCCCACACAGTTGCCAGACAAGAGACACTCTGCACACTTGTGCAGTCCCACACAGAGCTTTCGCCCACTAAACCGAGCACTTTCTCTGATTAAGACCCGCTGTAAAGAGATGCTAATAAAACATGGCTGCTGCACAAGGTGCTCAGTTTTCTAATTCAGCTAACAGCCATGCAGACAACACTGTTGAATGTTTTGGTAAAAAGTAAAacttgatgtctgtttatttccTCAGGACACAAGATCTGTCTGCTGGTGATGGGGAGAACCAAGAAGATTTCCCTGGTGAACTAACACTTCATTTTGACCCCCTGACCCCAGACGGGCTGCCATGTACCCCTGCTAACGCTGTGGAGGTTCACAGGGGTCGACATCCAGGTGAGGAGAATTGCAGTACCGGTAGTTGTTTCACAGACCGGCAACAGCAGATTTTGCTTTGAGTTATATCATATAGAGTTATCACGATGGGATAGTTTGACCTGCTATGAAACCATTAAAGGCCAAAGCTATGTTCTAATTTggttttttacacattttatttgGTGGCATGAAATGGGTTGAGCCAGGCTGGTAGTCcccaaatgttttcacagacCAACTGTTGTATCTTTGATAATGGAAGTAATCTCTTTCTTGGGTAGTTATCACAGGGGATATTATATGAATAAACTGACTTTTTCAGAAGTTGAATAAGTTTTTGTGCGCAAAAAAACGATGCACAGCGACATTTCTTTCttacatttgttttgtcttgctTTAAAGCCAATATCAGAAATGAAAGTTGTTATAAGCTTATTAAATCTGAGaacaaaacagaagagaaattcTCTTTTAGTACCATCTTTTAAGTAGTCTGATTCACTATAGGAGATGAAGAAGATCTGATGTCGAGACTGAATACtttaatttgcaaaaaagcTGGATTTTACTTACTAGCACCCTAcactttcttttcctttataGAATTTAACTCCTAATTGGACCAGGTTTCTCTTGTGACATACATttgtttcttctctcattctgcCTGTATGTTTGGCAGGAGAAGTACTTGTTTCATCACCCCGTTACTCCTACCCAAGTCAGGGAGTTGAAAGAGTGACGATGTGAGAGTGACTTTGGGCTAATGTGCAGGaaatctctgtgcttgtgtgtccAAACTTAAAGCTGAAGAAAGATCGCACacacgcttacaaaacacatatataccACATATAACCTAGAAACAGGCCTGAGTAAAGGCCTGAATGCATTCAGCAACATGTTGCACTAGAGTTTGcttgacaacaggtgacagaagaagatgtccagtccatggggACCGCAAAGGCCGGAGATCATCGCCTTATTTGGAAGgagatgccagaaaggggaacttctgtgtctgcatttatctcttaaaattggtcattgtctgtaaaataggcaaataatgttcttaagatgcaaattgtGTACTTGTAAaagcaagagggggcgttataataccctgatgatataaaagcaatctgaagtgtatttctGACGGAGATCTACAGCTGATGTTGCAGGGTACATCTCCCCACAcgtgtgtttcattaaaatcgTTGTTTGACCAACTCTTCGGAACCATGGTTGTTTTGTTCTCATCCTCAATATTCTGAACACGTGACAACTGGAACTGTAGAAACTGTAAGAGATGGGAGTCACCGAGCTAATGCTGAACTGTGCTGCTTTAATGTGTTATCTCAGTGAAACTGTTGTTAGCAAAGTGTGACATCGAAGTATGCCTAACAGTAGTTTTCATCTTCTCTGCTGCTGCCTGCAGACTCTGTGAGGAGCAGTGGGAAAGTCCCAGAGGAGGCTGTCGTTGATGAGGAGGCCATCCTGACTCTCCTGGAGAACAGTCAGTCTTTCCTCCCACTCTCCCAGACATCCAACCACTCGCCTCTCTTAGGTAACACAGCCTCTTTCATTCATGCACgtttttaattttctatgctCGATTTTGTTTCCCATGATTAAACTCTGATTTTAGGTGATAATTTTAAGGCTGTCTTCCACAAACAGTATTTCAAAGATGCTGATTCAGTGGTCGGGTCATGTGACTTTGACTCCAGAAGCTTCAGCTTGTGTTTTCTGAAATGGATTTTGAGGGCTGTTTTGGATCGTTGTTGTAAAAgccactttttttcccctttccatCCATATTTTCTGATATTTAGTGGATTCTTTCCTCCATATACATCTGGTTCTTGTCCACTTGACTGCCACTACACCCTGAAAGGAGAAAATATTCACCTCAATGCTTAACAGCTGTCCAAGTGGAGAGAAGGTTATTGCGTACAGCTGTCTGATATTGTCTGTGTGCTTTATTTTGTCCTCCATGCAGACAGCAGCCGGGACCAAGCCATCATTGACTTGCTGGCAGGCCTGGAGGACGATGGTTTCTGCAGGACACCCACTAGGCAGAATTCCCAGTCCCGCTCACTCCCTGGTGTCACAAACTACAACTGCAACAGTGATGAAGAGGAAGCAGGCCCAGAACTGGACAAGGAAGAGGCAGAACTCAGTGTTATAATGTCACAGCGTTGGGACAGCGACCCTCCTGAGAGTGCTTCCTCTCAGAGGCATGTTTATCTCTGCATGGTTTAAGGCAAAAGTATAACCATCAGTTTTAGAGTATGTTGTGCatcaaaatgttttcattttttagtaATAAGTACAAGTAAGCGTAAGCTACACCTTTTTGTTTCTGGTCGTATCTTAAATACATAGGTGAGCGATCGCTGTACACGATCTGTGAAAGTCATCCCCAGTGAGCTCTGcctgggcttttttttttttttttttttttttttttttttttataactacGGTTCCTGtcgttggtgtgtgtgtgcacagaccCTGCATGAAGGAGACAGAAAACTGCTTCAGTGATGGCCAGCAGGAGTCCTCTGACGAAGACATGGAGTGGAGTGGAAACAACTCTATGTTCGCTAACCTGTCCATCCCGCAGCTCGATGGCGCCGCAGACGAGAGTAGCGGTGAGTTGTCCTATGATGAGATGTACTGAGACAGCATGAAGTGTCAGCTTGCTTTGATGCCTATCTGACAACCCTCCCCCACCGATTCACGCTCTGTCAAGTATGTCAGGAGAGGGATCTGATAGCTGCTACAGAAGAAAAAGTTGGGATGATTCTCAGTTTTGGCTCTATGACCTGACAGGCTACAATTTGATGCAGTGCCAgacttggggggggggggtaaaaaCTGACTCCCTGGGGTTAATTAACTGTTCAGTTTTTAgagcgtgcatgtgtgtgtggaacGATGACTACAACTTCATAGACTGGTAATAGACTctgtgtgctttttaaaaaatataccaGTATCAAACATAATGAAATCTGAAAGTTCTGAGTCATAAAATTCATCTTGacatttctgtatagctgtaACAAATTCCTCTTCAGTAATTTGCAACATAGAGTTTAAAGGTTAATAACACTAAAACTGCCTCTGTAGTTGCTGTTTGTGCGATTTCAACACGTTTCCTGCCCCTGCACCCCACCTGCATTAGATGACTTTATCAGTAGCTCAGCTGGTCCGAAAGCAGAACAACTACATTATCAGAAGAGCTAGAGGAGAGAATGAGGGACAAGCGTCCTGCTGATGCACATGTTAGTGATGTTCTAGTTGCCCTGTGTCTCATGCAGAGCGATGGTCACTTTCTTATTGAGCTTAAAGTATAAATTTTGGCTTTCAACATGTTATAGTGGCATAGAAATATTGTAGTAaattgactttttaaaatttaaattagtgctgtcagctctaatctcgttaaaatgacgttaacaccgtaaccgcattaacgcagcaaatctccgttagcagAGGCATCAACACGTTAGCGCCATGCAGCCCCTCGCACAGGGCGATCCACGTTAACTCGCTAAGAGAGATTTGCcgtgttaatgcggttatggcgttaacgtcattttaacgagattgacagcacaaatttaaatatatcaAATAGTGATCGATCTCACCCTGGGGTTTTGGGCAAAGATTCATGGGTCATTGCTCTCTCTGATTACATGAATTTCAGGTCAGTTTCTTGCAGCTGTGGACACTAATGagatgcctcttcttctctcatgcTGTATCCATAGATTCCTCCTTAACAGATAGTGGCTCAATGACGCAGTCTTCGCTTACGGCCACTGAAAAGATGTTGGGCAAAAGAAATCCCATCCCCGGAGAGATGGTCCACCTTGAGCCACCATCTACAGCTAAGATCCTTTTGGAGTGCAAGCATCCCGAGCACATACCAGTTCACGTGTTGGACACGGAGCAGCCGCTTGACAAGCACTTTCAGTTAAAAAGCAGTCAGGACAGCAGTAGTGAATGTTTGACAGGGTTCAAGGTGAATAAAGAAATCCCCTACATCCAGCCAGTCAAACACCCTATTCCCTGCATATTAGCCAATCACCCTGAGGTATCTCCCATCTGCATGGACAAAGAAGATCTACGACCTTTGTACACCTACGATAAGAAAGCTTCTATAGCTTTGGATAAAACGGATATTGAAAGCTTCCCATTTGGTAATGGAAAGGTCGCCAAGAACAGGAAGAAGTACGGCAGTATAAAGAATGTAGAAACAAACTGTCTGTCCATTCTTCAGAACCACAGGaccttttctctctgttattcTGAGCTGAGAAACTGCTCAGCTAAGACTGACCTGGAACTGAACACAAAAGACAATAAAAGCCCCCTTCTGAGGAGCATCGCATCAGCCCCATCAACCTTGAAGGAGGACGAGTTTCTTGATCCTCATGAGGACGAAATTGGCAAAGATGGCGAGGAAGGAGATGTCGGTGAGCTGAAAATCAGGTACGAGGACTATCAGGAAAACAAGACTGAGAGGACTATTGTTGCCCAGCAGGAGGCACACTACAAGTTTTTCCCCAGTGTCATTCTCTCCAACTGCCTCAGCAGAAAGAAACCTGGGAACAAGAAAATGGCTGACACCTGCAGCAAGGTGGAACAGGCCCAACCTCGCAGGTCTAaactaaagatgaacaaaaaaagGCTAGGTATGACAGGACCTAGGAACAAATTAAAGATGGTCCAAAGCTCTACCTCTGATAGCCAGATTAGCACCAGCATCACCTCAGTAACACCTGCTAGTCCTGTGAATACGGACACTGAAATGCTGCTTTCTGAGGATCATCAGGATTTACAAGAGGCCGAGTCGATCAAAGAGGAAACAATTGTGAAAAATGAGTCTGAAAGTGAGGAGAGGTCCATAGGTGAACAGGCAGAACCACAGCCAGAGCCCCTTGTCTCCAGCTCTGCTACCAATTCCTGTTTTCCTGAGGAAACTAAAGACTCTACTGAGGATGTGGTAAGCCCACTGCAAGATTTGTCTGCCAAAGTCACCTGTACTAAACCGTCAGCACTGCCAGGTAGTAAATACACCCTGAGGACCAAACGGAAGATGAAATATGATTCAGAGGATGGGGAACACTCAGGTGCTACTCGTTCTAAAAACCTAGCTTCTGTCAAAGAACGACTTAAGGACAATGATGTCTCCGGTGGGCAAGAAGTAAAGTATCAGAGAAGACGCAAGAAGGAACCTCCTATCATTATAAAGTACATTATTATTAACAGGTTCaaaggagagaaaaacatgCTGGTGAAGATGTCCAAAGTGAATGCAGCTGAGCAGTTGGTGGTGTTGACCCCAGACAAGCTAGAGCACTATAAAAAACTGGCTCCTCTCAAGGATTTCTGGCCCAAGGTACCAGAATCCACTGCTGTCAAGTTTCCCGTCACTGAACCAAAGGCCAAAAAACATCCCAAAAGAAAGGCAAAGGTTAACTCTACAAATAAGAAGACTATCAACAACTCCTCCAAACCTCTGATTAGACAGGGTGAAAGGGTTCAGAAGCCAAAAGGCCGCAAAAAAGCCCCAATCCTGCCATCTCTGCCACCCCCTAGACCATGTTACTGTGAGTTGGCACATGACTATGATGTTGACTATTCAGATGTCATGGTAGAGTTGGGCTACCTCTCAGATAGATCCCAAAGTCCGAGAGACTCAACGCCTCCACGCTGTTGGTCCCCAAGTGACCCCCTTATGAATACCAGGAGTTCAGAAGAGCTGATAAATCCACACATTGACCCATGTCTTAGTTCTGCTTTCCAAAAGCCACATAGATCGTCTACAGCCAAAGGAGCACGTAATAAGTGTCAAACTGCCAAACCCAAGAGACTGTCAGATGCTAAAAGGAAACCAAGTAAGTCTGCAGAAGAGCCTAAAACTGAGAAGGCAAAACAAGGTAATACTGCTGTTTTGAGGCAGAGGATGAAAGCTGGAGGTGCTGTCAACAGTTCTACAAGCACTACAAGACCTAGAAAGTCTCgtaaaaagaaaactgaggaGCCCAAAAGGCATGACTTAATCAAAGAGAGCTCCCAACTCCTTTTCCCAGAGAATGAGTTGCCTCCTTCTGAGAGCTCTTCACAAGAGGTTCCTCCATTTCAACAGCAGGTGGGCAAAGATAGCCAGGGCACGTCCCAGACTCCATCTACACCAGAAAGGAACTCAGTAACCAAGTTTATCGAGCCAAAGGTCGAAGACTGTGAGACTTCCATCATGGAGGTCAACCAAAGCATTTCGGCACCTGCCCAGACGAAGCAGCAAGCTTGCCAGACCACCGTGGTAAAGGCAGAGGATTCACAGGAGCATTGCACAGACCTTCTGCCTCCAGTACAGGAACACAATAAAGATGTCCAGCTAAAAGAAGGTCCCCCACACTCAGGCCCCAAGAACGGGGAGATGCCTCCTCTCTCTGAGACCCCATCTGGCTTGGCTGTCCTTAAGAAGCTACTTCAGACGAGGCAACAGGGACAGCCCCTTCCTATACAAGTGGTTGGTACAGCAAGCCACTCTACAGCCATAGCCCAGGCGGCAGCACTTCTAATTCCCACCACTAAACCCACTAAATCCAGAAGAGCCCCCACCCCCACTTCTCGGAAACCCAGGGCCCCAAAATCTAAcatggcaaaagaaaaaaggcagcgAAACAGGAAAGGCAAGATGAGCAGTACTCAGCCAAATCTGTCAGTAAAGCAGGAGGGCAGCATGTCAGATGAGTGCCCCCTCTTCCTGTCAGACCCGGGACTGGACAGCTGCAATTTCATAGAGGACAGCTTGTCACCAGAGCTCCCGCACAACTACACATTTGATATAAATGCTATTGATCAAACAGAGTTCTCCAGTCCGTACAGTGGCAGTCAGTTTGTTGTGACTGATAAAAATTTACCGGTCAAGTTCCTGAGTGACATCAGCCAGGATTCTGTATCTGCTCAAGCGCTGGACTCTGAAAAGAAACTCGACAGGCTGCTTTGTTCTGGGGAGGATCTTCAAAGGGGCTCTGATTGCAACAAAGCAAGGCCGAACAGCCCCGACCTTTTAGATGGGCACACGAACCGCGAGCCTACATCAAGCCTAACGTCCCTCAAGAGCAGAGAGTGGGACTTCTCTTTAGGTAAAGCCCACACGCTCAGCCCCTTTCAAGACTTTCACTGTGAGAGAAAAGAGCTGCTCTTTTCAGTTTTCGACTCACTGCCTTTAAGCTCCGCTTCATTTGTCGACCATGAGGGCTCGCCAACAGGTGAGCTGCCGGAGGGCATCGACGGACTAACATCCACCACCCCCAGCAGCTCTCCACGCTCCATCAGCTCGCTATCACAGGTGAGGGCAAGCCAGCTGCAGCGGGGGGCAGGGGGCGGAGGAGCCCACATTCTCAAGCCCCTCATGTCCCCTCCTAGCCGAGAGGAGATCCTCAGCACTCTTCTAGACCTGGAGATGTCAGAGGCCACCTTCCAGGAGCCTTTCTGCAGTGACCCCTCTGATGCCCCAGGGAAGCCAATGTAAGAGTAACAGCAACAGTAACCATTTctttaacatcatctagcatgCATTATTTACTAAATATACCAAAATAAGCGTATTAGTAAAGTTTTCACATAAGAACTAGAATCTAACTGATTGTGATGGTTGGTaaggttttttatttgtttgtgggGGGGTTTAGCCTCCCTCACAGGCTTTTTAATTGGATTGTAAAACATCTCAATTGACAAAGTACtgcaataaataaaagtaaggAAGATTTTCAGATAAGAGAATAGAAGTGCAGTGAGGAAAGACTTTAGCATTTGTTTTAGACTACAGCAAACTCAAATGGAATCCTTTATCATTAAATGTCTGAAACGTCCATATGTTCAAAAATAAATCCACTGATCTGGCTCTGTTTTATACTATCTACAGAGCTTCAATTGATAGACATTTATTATCAATCATCTGTGGAGCTGTGATGATTTATTGAAATTTATCAAATGGAAATGGGTGTACTGATCCTTTCCTTGTCTTTTCTCCAGGGAGGTCGGTGGCCGTAAGCTAACAGTGGGCACTCGGCTAGCTCGGGAACTTGCAGAGTTTGGTGGAGACCTGTCTCTGGAAGGCCTCCATTTCTGGAAGACGGCCTTCTCAGCCATGACGCACCCCGCCACGACCGTTATCTCATCTTGTCAAGGAGCAGAGGCTTCAGAGACAAAGGGTGACCTATCCTCGTCCAGCGATAAGAAGGTGGTGCTTTTACCCTGCAAAAACCCACCAAACCGCAAGCGTGTGCAGGTGTGGCTAAAAGCTAGAAAGCAGTATGAGAGTTTACAAAAAGGCAGGAGAGAGTCTGAGCTGCTGAAGACAGAAAGGGCTGGtctggaggtggaggaagatgggGGCTCAGAGAGAAGCGAGCTGCCAGCTGCTGACAGAAGCTTGAAGGTTGAGCTCTGTAGTAACCTTTCCTGTACGAGAGCTCaaaggagaaagaaacagagccTGTC
This genomic window contains:
- the rev3l gene encoding DNA polymerase zeta catalytic subunit isoform X2, which translates into the protein MNKSYQPHEGHIPYLLQLFIDYNLYGMNLVNLAAVKFRSSQKKDEAKADPEGSASSSISPWKIPCTSKLNDSTIGGTFVRWEENAIPSSLVLDEVQRQSTCELEVDAVAVDVLNRLEIENQIGRNPGLQAIWEDEKQRRREKNQPSQIETPESQDRGFVTSSESEKIFMKRVEEILKENEFDVTQDLSAGDGENQEDFPGELTLHFDPLTPDGLPCTPANAVEVHRGRHPDSVRSSGKVPEEAVVDEEAILTLLENSQSFLPLSQTSNHSPLLDSSRDQAIIDLLAGLEDDGFCRTPTRQNSQSRSLPGVTNYNCNSDEEEAGPELDKEEAELSVIMSQRWDSDPPESASSQRPCMKETENCFSDGQQESSDEDMEWSGNNSMFANLSIPQLDGAADESSDSSLTDSGSMTQSSLTATEKMLGKRNPIPGEMVHLEPPSTAKILLECKHPEHIPVHVLDTEQPLDKHFQLKSSQDSSSECLTGFKVNKEIPYIQPVKHPIPCILANHPEVSPICMDKEDLRPLYTYDKKASIALDKTDIESFPFGNGKVAKNRKKYGSIKNVETNCLSILQNHRTFSLCYSELRNCSAKTDLELNTKDNKSPLLRSIASAPSTLKEDEFLDPHEDEIGKDGEEGDVGELKIRYEDYQENKTERTIVAQQEAHYKFFPSVILSNCLSRKKPGNKKMADTCSKVEQAQPRRSKLKMNKKRLGMTGPRNKLKMVQSSTSDSQISTSITSVTPASPVNTDTEMLLSEDHQDLQEAESIKEETIVKNESESEERSIGEQAEPQPEPLVSSSATNSCFPEETKDSTEDVVSPLQDLSAKVTCTKPSALPGSKYTLRTKRKMKYDSEDGEHSGATRSKNLASVKERLKDNDVSGGQEVKYQRRRKKEPPIIIKYIIINRFKGEKNMLVKMSKVNAAEQLVVLTPDKLEHYKKLAPLKDFWPKVPESTAVKFPVTEPKAKKHPKRKAKVNSTNKKTINNSSKPLIRQGERVQKPKGRKKAPILPSLPPPRPCYCELAHDYDVDYSDVMVELGYLSDRSQSPRDSTPPRCWSPSDPLMNTRSSEELINPHIDPCLSSAFQKPHRSSTAKGARNKCQTAKPKRLSDAKRKPSKSAEEPKTEKAKQGNTAVLRQRMKAGGAVNSSTSTTRPRKSRKKKTEEPKRHDLIKESSQLLFPENELPPSESSSQEVPPFQQQVGKDSQGTSQTPSTPERNSVTKFIEPKVEDCETSIMEVNQSISAPAQTKQQACQTTVVKAEDSQEHCTDLLPPVQEHNKDVQLKEGPPHSGPKNGEMPPLSETPSGLAVLKKLLQTRQQGQPLPIQVVGTASHSTAIAQAAALLIPTTKPTKSRRAPTPTSRKPRAPKSNMAKEKRQRNRKGKMSSTQPNLSVKQEGSMSDECPLFLSDPGLDSCNFIEDSLSPELPHNYTFDINAIDQTEFSSPYSGSQFVVTDKNLPVKFLSDISQDSVSAQALDSEKKLDRLLCSGEDLQRGSDCNKARPNSPDLLDGHTNREPTSSLTSLKSREWDFSLGKAHTLSPFQDFHCERKELLFSVFDSLPLSSASFVDHEGSPTGELPEGIDGLTSTTPSSSPRSISSLSQVRASQLQRGAGGGGAHILKPLMSPPSREEILSTLLDLEMSEATFQEPFCSDPSDAPGKPMEVGGRKLTVGTRLARELAEFGGDLSLEGLHFWKTAFSAMTHPATTVISSCQGAEASETKGDLSSSSDKKVVLLPCKNPPNRKRVQVWLKARKQYESLQKGRRESELLKTERAGLEVEEDGGSERSELPAADRSLKVELCSNLSCTRAQRRKKQSLSLILSPLENTGLRCKSTEASPVSDKGSVCLEQENKNKEDDDDDKTTCLESPELPTWQQSHQPSPSGQGQLSENKPGEDSPEPLSSMRCNSPELLRGNHSPSPLAVSDRDERRTSPQLVHSTPFLRRRWRSKEDLDPVCSTPISQEDPVSQRLQQRRRSQADPLRRVLLTTQMKNQFAALNVPKKDNSQIEGPSIANSYGFKVSMQNLQDAKALHEVQHLTLMTMELHARTRRDLEPDPEFDPICALFYCFSSDTPLPDVDNTQLTGAIVVDKDHQGSSQGCRGRAPLLVRSGVSGLQVTYAADEKMLFDVLVTIMRRFDPDILVGYEVQLHSWGYLLQRSSALGVDLCQQLSRVPGDSKENRFAAERDEYGADTMTEINIIGRITLNLWRVMKTEVTLNNYTFENVAFHVLHQRFPLYSPRTLSDWFDHNTDLYRWKMVDHYVSRVRGCMQLLQQHDIIGRTSELARLFGIQFFHVLTRGSQYRVESMMLRVAKPLNYVPVTPSIQQRAQQRAPQCIPLVMEPESRFYSNSVVVLDFQSLYPSIVIAYNYCFSTCLGHVDNLGTPDEFKFGCTSLRVPPELLYQLRNDITVSPGGIAFVKSSVRKGVLPMMLEEILNTRIMVKQSMKTYKQDKALTKLLDARQLGLKLIANVTFGYTAANYSGRMPSVEVGDSIVHKARETLERAIRMVNDTKKWGARVVYGDTDSMFVLLKGATKEQAFKIGKEIAEAVTATNPKPIKLKFEKVYLPCVLQTKKRYVGYMYESLDQKEPVFDAKGIETVRRDGCPAVSKILERSIKLLFETRDISQVKQFVQRQCVKILDGRASIQDLTFAKEYRGSGSYRPGACIPALELTRRMMAYDRRLEPRVSERVPYVIVYGTPGVPLIQLVRRPTEVLQDPTLRLNATYYITKQILPPLARMFQLIGVDVFSWYQELPRIQKASCSSVVGGEEAGRKGTISQYFTTLHCPVCDELTQLGVCSRCRAEPQRVTVTLYQDMRQWESQQEQLLKICRNCSGCAERQVPCVSLNCPVLYKLSRVNRQLSKAPYLRQLLEQF